The Nothobranchius furzeri strain GRZ-AD chromosome 6, NfurGRZ-RIMD1, whole genome shotgun sequence genome includes a region encoding these proteins:
- the pcdh10a gene encoding protocadherin-10a isoform X2, giving the protein MIWLIFLLSVLNGALCQLHFAVPEEQEPGSVVGNIAEGLGLDITKLSARRFQTVPSSRTPYLEVNLENGALVVKEKIDREEICKQTILCLLHLEVFLENPLELFRVEIEVMDINDNPPSFPETDISVEISESATPGTRFPVENAFDPDVGTNALSTYAITNNNYFFLDVQTQSDGNKFAELVLEKSLDREQQAVHRYVLTAVDGGIPQRTGTALLVVKVLDSNDNAPTFDQSVYTVNLRENSPVGTLVIQLNASDVDEGQNGEIVYSFSSHNSPRVKDLFSIDARTGRIEVAGEVDYEESSTHQIYVQAKDLGANAVPAHCKVLVKLVDVNDNTPEIGFSTVTESVSEQDAPGTVIALFSVSDRDSAENGQMSCEILGDVPFKLKSSFKNYYTIVTDGPLDRESTDSYTITVVAKDKGQPSLATSKSIKVHVSDENDNAPRFTQAVYDVYVTENNVPGAFIHAVSALDPDIGQNALITYSILECDIQGMSVDTYVSINQDTGYLYALRSFDYEQLKEFSFTVQAKDSGAAELFSNATVNVIIVDQNDNAPTVLAPIGKNGTAKEHLPRSAEPGYLVTRIVAMDADDGENARLSYSILRGNEMGMFRMDWRTGELRAARRISPKRDPQGFYDLLIEVRDHGQPPLSSSASVSVILVDSVVEGRSGDRGSASRAKETSLDLTLILIIALGSVSFIFLLAMIVLAVRCQKDKKLNLYTCLLAGDCCLCCGSCCSRQTRGRKQKKLSKSDIMLVQSTNVTSGVGPVGQVPVEESGVGSVGGGFGSHHHQNQNSYCYQVCLTPESAKTDLMFLKPCSPTRSTDADHTNPCGAIVTGYSDQQPDIISNGSILSSETKHQRAELSYLVDRPRRVNSSAFQEADIVSSKDSGHGDSEQGDSDHDATNRGHLAGADLFSNCTEECKALGHSDRCWMPSFVPSDGRQGPDYRSNLHVPGMDATLPDTEPAKGFASSFHVDLSETA; this is encoded by the exons ATGATTTGGTTAATATTTCTGCTCTCAGTTCTGAATGGAGCTCTCTGTCAGCTCCACTTCGCCGTGCCAGAGGAGCAGGAGCCTGGCTCGGTGGTTGGGAATATTGCAGAGGGTTTGGGGCTGGACATCACCAAACTTTCCGCGCGGCGCTTCCAAACGGTGCCTAGCTCACGGACACCTTATCTGGAGGTGAACTTGGAGAACGGAGCGCTGGTCGTGAAGGAGAAAATCGACCGAGAAGAAATCTGTAAGCAGACCATCCTGTGCCTGCTGCACCTCGAGGTGTTCCTGGAAAACCCGCTGGAGCTCTTTCGCGTGGAGATCGAGGTGATGGACATCAACGACAATCCACCCAGCTTCCCGGAGACGGACATTTCCGTGGAAATATCCGAGAGCGCCACTCCTGGAACGCGCTTCCCGGTGGAGAACGCCTTCGACCCGGACGTTGGCACCAACGCGCTCAGCACCTACGCCATCACCAACAACAACTACTTTTTCCTGGACGTGCAGACGCAGAGCGACGGGAACAAGTTCGCAGAGCTTGTTCTGGAGAAGTCTCTGGACAGGGAGCAGCAGGCGGTGCACCGTTATGTGCTGACGGCTGTGGACGGGGGCATCCCGCAGCGGACCGGGACCGCTCTCCTGGTCGTCAAAGTTCTGGACTCTAACGACAACGCGCCCACGTTTGACCAGTCGGTGTACACGGTCAACCTGCGGGAAAACTCGCCGGTGGGGACTCTGGTCATCCAGCTGAACGCGTCGGACGTTGACGAAGGACAAAACGGGGAAATAGTTTATTCCTTCAGCAGCCACAACAGCCCGCGGGTTAAAGATTTGTTCAGCATCGACGCCAGGACAGGCAGGATAGAGGTGGCGGGGGAGGTGGATTATGAGGAGAGCAGTACGCACCAGATCTACGTCCAGGCCAAGGATCTGGGGGCTAACGCCGTGCCCGCGCACTGCAAAGTGTTGGTCAAACTCGTGGACGTGAACGACAACACACCGGAGATCGGTTTCAGCACTGTGACGGAATCTGTGAGCGAGCAGGACGCCCCGGGCACCGTGATCGCACTTTTCAGCGTCTCTGACCGAGACTCTGCTGAGAACGGGCAGATGAGCTGTGAGATCCTGGGCGACGTTCCCTTCAAGCTCAAGTCCTCCTTTAAGAACTACTACACCATCGTGACGGACGGGCCGCTGGACCGGGAGAGCACGGACTCCTACACCATCACGGTGGTGGCCAAAGACAAAGGTCAGCCTTCACTTGCCACCAGCAAATCCATCAAAGTGCACGTCTCCGACGAGAACGACAACGCGCCCCGCTTTACGCAGGCTGTGTATGATGTGTATGTGACCGAGAACAACGTGCCTGGGGCTTTCATTCACGCCGTGAGCGCGCTGGATCCAGACATAGGTCAGAACGCTCTAATTACCTACTCCATATTGGAGTGTGACATCCAGGGCATGTCTGTGGACACCTACGTCTCCATAAACCAGGACACGGGCTACCTTTACGCGCTGCGCTCCTTTGATTACGAACAGCTGAAAGAGTTCAGCTTCACGGTCCAGGCTAAAGATTCTGGTGCCGCAGAGCTTTTCTCTAACGCCACCGTTAACGTGATCATAGTGGACCAGAACGACAACGCTCCCACCGTCTTAGCCCCCATCGGTAAGAATGGCACAGCCAAAGAGCACCTCCCGCGCTCTGCAGAACCTGGATACCTGGTGACGCGCATTGTGGCCATGGACGCAGACGATGGCGAGAACGCACGCCTCTCGTACAGCATCCTGCGGGGCAACGAGATGGGGATGTTCCGCATGGACTGGAGGACTGGAGAGCTCAGGGCTGCACGTAGGATCTCTCCAAAGCGGGACCCTCAGGGCTTCTACGACCTCCTGATCGAGGTGAGGGACCACGGGCAGCCCCCACTCTCCTCCTCCGCCAGTGTGAGCGTAATTTTAGTGGACAGTGTGGTCGAGGGCCGCAGCGGGGACCGCGGCTCGGCCTCCAGGGCTAAGGAGACCTCCCTTGACCTCACTCTCATTCTCATCATCGCTCTGGGCTCcgtttcctttattttcctcctggCGATGATCGTGCTGGCAGTGCGCTGCCAGAAGGACAAGAAGCTGAACCTGTACACGTGCCTGCTGGCCGGTGACTGCTGCCTGTGCTGCGGCTCGTGCTGCAGCAGGCAGACTCGTGGCAGGAAACAGAAGAAACTCAGCAAATCCGACATCATGTTGGTTCAGAGCACGAATGTGACATCAGGAGTCGGGCCCGTGGGGCAGGTGCCGGTGGAGGAGTCTGGGGTGGGCAGTGTGGGAGGCGGGTTCGGCTCCCACCATCACCAGAACCAGAACTCCTACTGTTACCAGGTGTGTCTGACCCCAGAGTCCGCCAAAACGGACCTGATGTTCCTGAAGCCGTGTAGCCCCACCCGCAGCACTGACGCTGATCACACCAACCCCTGCGGAGCCATCGTCACCGGTTACAGCGACCAACAACCGGACATCATATCCAACGGCAGCATTCTGTCCAGTGAG ACAAAACACCAGCGAGCAGAACTCAGCTATTTGGTGGATAGACCGAGACGTGTCAACAG TTCGGCATTTCAAGAGGCCGACATTGTCAGCTCCAAAGACAGCGGCCATGGCGACAGCGAGCAGGGCGACAGCGACCACGACGCCACAAACCGGGGTCATTTGGCCG